Proteins encoded together in one Chrysemys picta bellii isolate R12L10 chromosome 22, ASM1138683v2, whole genome shotgun sequence window:
- the LOC101935452 gene encoding putative adhesion G protein-coupled receptor E4P: MHLPSQTPHFPHPSLTPPPFPSPELTSPPLPDDDNSAEAKNFLGSFPAQEGCLWKAALEDLKQMNSQNAEEKLQDFLDILEKLINLVGQQSESVEQRHRSATELMATVEKLMRTLALTLRDSNISIASPNGTELGLAVRQAGNQSQETVTLQQSKTQMELKWARAPGQENEGFTLAGLLTYQGMSPILDGAGRVEAPEWDEIGQTGKWAQKPGRPSYRVLSPVASAFISDPNPQAPGLSVSIRFSHPVPENKTDLRLLCAYWEPDSRRWATDGCTLQKLNATITRCQCNHLASFAVLMAFYELEEATLSFNIITYVGLTLSLLCLFLAILTFLLCRSIRSISTSLHLQLCLCLFLADLLFLTTVTPTVSPVACAVIAGLLHYLFLACFSWMFLEGLHLFLTVRNLKVVNYTSASRFKKRFMYPFGYGFPALVVAISAAVNPDGYGTSKHCWLSLDRGFRWSFLGPVCAIILINIKFYALTLWILRNSLSSLNADVSTLRDHRLLTFKAIAQLFILGCTWSLGLLQVGPAATVMAYLFTIVNSLQGAFIFLVHCLLNRQVREEYRRWIKGFRKFSIKSQTYDLSMSAVLTTSTKMVELAATRAGFNT; encoded by the exons ATGCACCTACCCAGCCAGACCCCACATTTCCCCCACCCATCTctcactcctcctccctttccatcCCCAGAGCTCACCAGCCCCCCCCTGCCGGATGATGACAACTCTGCTGAAGCCAAG AACTTTCTGGGCAGCTTCCCGGCCCAGGAGGGATGTCTCTGGAAGGCGGCGCTGGAGGATCTGAAGCAGATGAACTCTCAGAACGCCGAAGAGAAGCTGCAG GACTTCTTGGACATTCTGGAGAAGCTGATAAATCTGGTTGGGCAGCAGAGCGAGAGCGTGGAGCAGAGACACCGGAGCGCGACGGAGCTCATGGCCACAGTGGAGAAGCTGATGAGAACGCTGGCCCTGACCCTGCGTGACAGCAATATCAGCATCGCATCCCCCAACGGCACAG agctggggctggcggtCAGGCAGGCTGGGAACCAGAGCCAGGAGACGGTGACGCTGCAGCAGAGCAAGACGCAGATGGAATTAAAatgggccagagccccagggcaggAAAATGAAG GCTTCACGCTGGCCGGGCTGCTGACATACCAGGGGATGAGCCCCATCCTGGATGGTGCTGGGCGGGTGGAGGCGCCCGAGTGGGACGAGATCGGCCAGACGGGGAAGTGGGCGCAGAAGCCCGGGCGGCCCAGCTACCGTGTGCTGTCTCCAGTGGCGTCGGCCTTCATCAGTGACCCGAACCCCCAGGCACCCGGCCTCTCCGTCAGCATCCGCTTCAGCCACCCGGTGCCG GAGAACAAGACCGACCTGCGCCTCCTCTGCGCCTACTGGGAGCCTGACAGCAGGCGCTGGGCCACCGACGGCTGCACCCTGCAGAAGTTGAACGCCACCATCACCCGCTGCCAGTGCAACCACCTGGCCAGCTTCGCCGTGCTCATGGCCTTCTATGAGCTGGAG GAAGCGACTCTCAGTTTCAACATCATCACCTACGTGGGACTGACCCTCTCCCTGCTGTGCCTCTTCCTCGccatcctcaccttcctcctGTGCCGCTCCATCCGCAGCATCAGCACCTCcctccacctgcagctctgcctctgcctcttcctggccgACCTGCTCTTCCTCACCACGGTGACTCCCACCGTCAGTCCG GTGGCGTGTGCTGTCATTGCTGGCCTCCTACACTACCTCTTCCTGGCCTGCTTCAGCTGGATGTTCCTGGAGGGGCTGCACCTCTTCCTCACCGTCAGGAACCTGAAGGTCGTGAATTACACCAGCGCCAGCCGGTTCAAGAAGAGATTCATGTACCCGTTCGGCTACGGATTCCCAGCCCTGGTGGTGGCTATTTCTGCAGCGGTGAATCCTGACGGCTACGGAACTTCCAAACA CTGCTGGCTAAGCCTGGACAGAGGCTTTCGTTGGAGCTTCCTGGGTCCAGTCTGTGCCATAATCCTG ATAAATATAAAGTTCTATGCCCTGACCCTGTGGATCCTGAGAAACAGTCTCTCCTCCCTCAATGCAGATGTGTCCACCCTCAGAGACCACAG GTTACTGACCTTTAAAGCCATCGCCCAGCTCTTCATTCTGGGCTGCACATGGAGCCTTGGTCTCCTCCAAGTCGGCCCAGCAGCCACGGTCATGGCGTATTTATTCACGATCGTCAACAGCCTGCAGGGAGCCTTCATCTTCCTGGTGCACTGTCTCCTCAATCGCCAG GTGAGAGAGGAGTACAGGAGATGGATCAAGGGATTTCGAAAGTTCAGCATAAAATCTCAGACATACGATCTATCCATGTCTGCTGTCCTCACCACCAGCACCAAGATG gtggagttggcagcaaccagggccgggttcaatacctAG